The following proteins come from a genomic window of Flavobacterium crocinum:
- a CDS encoding rhomboid family intramembrane serine protease: MNDTNFKFSNSVIGLPLFFVLLLWIIYWLQIRFDFDFYQYGIYPRDLTGLRGVLFSPFIHENLEHLYNNSIPLVILLAAIQFFYPKQTFGVINYGILLSGLITWIIGRENYHIGASGLIYVLVSFIFFKGIQTQYYRLVALSLTVILIYGGMIWYVFPDVDQSISWEGHLAGLITGFVLTFFYRTPEYTKPIVYDWQRPDFDPTTDPFMRHFDENGNFINISREEEEDQYFSSSHPVNYIITGKIESQGEI; encoded by the coding sequence ATGAACGATACTAATTTTAAATTTTCAAATTCGGTTATAGGGCTACCTCTTTTTTTTGTCCTTTTATTGTGGATTATCTATTGGTTACAAATTCGGTTTGATTTTGATTTTTATCAATATGGAATATACCCGCGGGATTTAACAGGATTGAGAGGAGTTTTGTTTAGCCCTTTTATTCACGAAAATTTAGAACATCTTTATAATAATAGTATTCCGCTTGTGATATTATTGGCGGCAATTCAGTTTTTCTATCCTAAACAAACTTTTGGTGTAATAAATTATGGAATTCTATTATCAGGATTGATTACATGGATTATTGGTCGGGAAAATTATCATATTGGAGCCAGCGGACTTATTTATGTTTTAGTGAGTTTTATTTTCTTCAAAGGAATTCAAACACAATACTACAGATTAGTAGCTTTGTCATTAACGGTAATTTTGATTTATGGTGGAATGATATGGTACGTTTTTCCGGATGTTGATCAGTCAATTTCTTGGGAAGGACATTTGGCAGGTCTTATTACTGGTTTTGTTTTGACTTTTTTTTACAGAACACCAGAATATACAAAACCTATAGTATATGATTGGCAGAGGCCGGATTTTGATCCAACTACCGATCCTTTCATGAGGCATTTTGACGAGAATGGAAACTTCATAAATATTTCAAGAGAAGAAGAGGAAGACCAGTATTTTTCTTCCAGTCATCCTGTTAATTATATTATCACTGGAAAGATAGAATCTCAAGGGGAAATTTAG
- a CDS encoding BamA/TamA family outer membrane protein, translated as MKQLLNIFIFLITSGCFAQSFYLNITGINKTQTQAIDSLPYNKKHFNVKSLFDEITKTSNQLTKQGYIDAEILENKKTNDSTFTIIINLKNKIKQVHIYIGINNSFYTDKTTTKDSVFIPYPQLENFLNQEISNKEKAGFAFTKLKLKNITKKNSIIYADLNLDSEKKRNLNSIILNYTNTDSKEYFPKGALKQLNKKYLNKTFNQEMIKNIYTDLNSFEFISQTKYPEILFTKDSTKIYTYIEKRKANTFDGYIGFSNDENKKLVLNGYLDISLINTLRAGEKFSLYWKSDGNQQKTFNTKIEIPYIFQSPIGIKAQLNIFKQDSTFQNTKTDINLGYYLNYNSKLYIGYQSTESSDIQNTNSSLISDFNNSYLTTSFDYQKADYQNPIFLNKAYLFTSLGFGKRTTNDNPQTAGTSNQLFANINLKYNFELNPKNFININSQNYILKSQNYISNELFRFGGMNSIRGFLENSLQANFTSMILTEYRYLASKSLYLNSIIDYAIYQDLTSVSNKNQIRKLIGIGIGTTIQTTSGLLKINLTNGGEKTSDLQLYNTIINICYNVKF; from the coding sequence TTGAAACAATTACTAAACATATTCATTTTCTTAATTACTTCAGGATGTTTTGCCCAGTCTTTCTACCTTAATATAACAGGAATTAACAAAACCCAAACTCAAGCTATTGACTCTCTTCCATATAACAAAAAGCATTTTAATGTAAAATCTCTATTTGATGAAATAACAAAAACATCAAACCAATTAACAAAACAAGGTTACATAGATGCTGAAATACTAGAAAACAAAAAGACAAACGACAGCACTTTTACCATAATAATCAACTTAAAAAACAAGATCAAACAAGTACATATATATATAGGTATAAATAATTCATTTTACACAGACAAAACAACAACCAAAGACAGTGTGTTTATTCCTTATCCTCAATTAGAAAACTTTCTTAATCAGGAAATTTCAAACAAAGAAAAAGCCGGTTTTGCATTCACGAAACTAAAATTGAAAAACATCACCAAAAAAAATTCGATAATTTATGCCGATTTAAATCTTGATTCCGAAAAAAAAAGAAACTTAAATTCCATTATTCTAAATTATACAAATACTGACTCTAAAGAATACTTTCCTAAAGGAGCATTAAAACAACTAAACAAAAAATACTTAAATAAAACATTCAATCAGGAAATGATCAAAAACATATATACAGATCTTAATAGTTTTGAATTTATTTCTCAAACTAAATATCCTGAAATATTATTCACAAAAGACTCCACGAAAATCTACACTTATATAGAAAAAAGAAAAGCAAACACTTTCGATGGATATATCGGATTTTCGAATGACGAAAACAAAAAACTTGTTTTAAATGGATATCTAGACATTTCACTAATAAACACACTACGGGCTGGAGAAAAATTTTCACTTTATTGGAAAAGCGATGGCAACCAACAAAAAACATTTAACACTAAAATTGAAATCCCATACATTTTCCAATCTCCTATCGGCATAAAAGCTCAATTAAACATCTTCAAACAAGACAGTACTTTTCAAAATACCAAAACCGATATTAACTTAGGCTACTATCTAAATTACAATTCCAAACTTTACATTGGATACCAATCTACAGAATCAAGCGATATTCAAAACACAAACAGTTCTTTAATTAGCGATTTCAACAATTCATATTTAACAACATCATTTGATTATCAAAAAGCAGATTATCAGAACCCAATATTCCTCAATAAAGCTTATTTATTTACGTCTTTAGGTTTTGGAAAACGCACAACTAATGACAACCCACAAACTGCCGGAACAAGCAACCAACTATTTGCAAACATTAATCTCAAATATAATTTTGAGTTAAACCCTAAGAATTTCATTAACATAAATTCACAAAATTATATCTTAAAGAGTCAGAACTACATTTCAAACGAATTATTCCGTTTTGGAGGAATGAATTCAATCAGAGGTTTTTTAGAAAACAGCCTGCAAGCGAACTTCACTTCAATGATTCTTACAGAATACCGTTATCTGGCTTCAAAAAGCCTTTATCTGAATTCAATAATCGATTATGCAATATATCAAGACCTGACAAGTGTTTCGAATAAAAATCAAATAAGAAAATTAATAGGAATTGGAATTGGAACAACAATTCAAACGACCAGTGGCTTATTAAAAATAAACCTTACAAACGGAGGAGAAAAAACTTCAGATTTGCAATTATATAACACTATCATAAACATATGTTATAATGTTAAATTTTGA
- a CDS encoding SusD/RagB family nutrient-binding outer membrane lipoprotein translates to MKKIATLITALFLLVSCDETFDINRDPDALPPGQANSTILPAGIAGLAGAQGSYYALIGGFWSQFWTQNTTSNQYKNIDQYSIGTNDFQTAWTAMYDALNDIRVVKKQAEAEGNWNYYLIATVLEVEASQVLTDLYDAIPYSEANNANFLQPKFNTGKETYDLMIADLKLALSKDLSSSVGAAPGKDDFIFNGTMSNWTKFGNTLLLKLHMRLTQVNPTLAESGIKTLIDSGAQFLDVDAGMNQFEDAADRSNPLYETDRRQLNTTLNLKASKTLYLYLQSNADPRLSKYYGAGTANNQGDFENGATGLATVTLYAKTPLYFMSAEESYFLQAEALVRYYGGAGAKDKYDLGVAANFKKYDNTTSVAPITGPVGSPSALLAAGGKYAFPTTGTTAQIEAIITQKWIASFPGNGYESFLEQNRTGFPKESALPQTDENYIPGQLAMSVENVTSNVFPRRLVLPNTVKTRNPNAPALSKITTPVWWDVN, encoded by the coding sequence ATGAAAAAAATAGCAACATTAATAACAGCACTTTTCTTATTAGTGTCATGTGATGAAACATTTGACATTAATAGAGACCCGGATGCTTTGCCTCCTGGACAAGCTAATAGCACTATTTTACCTGCAGGTATTGCTGGTCTTGCTGGTGCACAAGGATCATATTATGCTCTTATTGGAGGTTTTTGGTCTCAATTCTGGACACAAAACACTACTTCAAATCAATATAAAAATATCGACCAGTACAGTATTGGAACAAATGATTTCCAAACTGCCTGGACTGCAATGTACGATGCTTTAAACGATATTAGAGTTGTAAAAAAACAAGCAGAAGCTGAAGGAAACTGGAACTATTACTTAATTGCTACTGTTCTTGAAGTTGAAGCTTCACAAGTTTTAACAGATTTGTACGATGCAATTCCATATTCAGAAGCAAATAATGCGAATTTCTTACAACCTAAATTCAATACAGGTAAAGAAACTTACGATTTAATGATTGCTGATTTAAAATTAGCTTTATCTAAAGACCTAAGTTCTTCTGTTGGAGCTGCACCGGGAAAAGATGATTTTATCTTTAATGGTACAATGTCTAACTGGACAAAATTTGGTAACACTTTATTGTTAAAATTACATATGAGATTAACGCAGGTAAATCCTACGTTAGCTGAATCAGGAATCAAAACTTTAATTGATTCTGGCGCACAATTCTTAGATGTAGATGCTGGAATGAATCAATTCGAAGATGCTGCTGACAGAAGTAACCCATTGTATGAAACCGACAGAAGACAGTTAAATACAACACTTAACCTTAAAGCTAGTAAAACTTTATACCTTTACTTACAATCAAATGCTGACCCTCGTTTGAGCAAATATTATGGAGCAGGAACAGCTAATAATCAAGGTGATTTCGAAAATGGGGCTACTGGACTTGCCACAGTAACTCTATATGCAAAAACTCCTTTATACTTCATGAGTGCAGAAGAGAGCTATTTCTTACAAGCAGAAGCTCTTGTTAGATATTATGGAGGAGCAGGCGCTAAAGATAAATACGATTTAGGTGTCGCTGCAAATTTCAAGAAATATGACAACACTACATCTGTAGCTCCAATTACTGGTCCAGTTGGAAGCCCTTCTGCTTTATTAGCTGCCGGAGGAAAATATGCATTCCCAACAACAGGAACTACAGCTCAAATTGAAGCAATTATCACTCAAAAATGGATTGCAAGTTTCCCTGGAAATGGATATGAATCTTTCTTAGAGCAAAATAGAACTGGTTTCCCAAAAGAATCAGCTTTACCTCAGACAGATGAAAACTACATCCCTGGACAATTGGCAATGTCTGTTGAGAATGTTACAAGTAACGTTTTCCCTAGAAGACTTGTTTTACCTAACACAGTAAAAACAAGAAATCCAAACGCACCAGCACTTTCTAAAATAACAACTCCTGTGTGGTGGGATGTTAACTAA
- the rlmB gene encoding 23S rRNA (guanosine(2251)-2'-O)-methyltransferase RlmB: MEKEHQIFGIRAIIEAIQAGKEVDKVFIQKEISGELMKDLMKVMKRANINFSYVPVEKLNRLTPNNHQGAVATISPIGFIDLEHLVESTIESGKKPLFLILDQISDARNFGAIIRTAECTGVNGIIIQKAGSAPVNGDTVKTSAGAVFNVPICKVEHIKDAIFYLQGSGIKTVAATEKTDQNIYDVSLADPVAIIMGSEDRGINPSVLKIVDEKAKLPMFGSIGSLNVSVACGAFLYETVRQRS; this comes from the coding sequence ATGGAAAAAGAACATCAAATATTTGGCATTAGAGCCATTATAGAAGCAATTCAGGCAGGAAAAGAAGTAGACAAAGTCTTTATTCAGAAAGAGATTTCAGGAGAACTAATGAAAGACTTAATGAAGGTAATGAAACGTGCCAACATCAACTTCTCTTATGTTCCTGTAGAAAAATTAAACCGTCTTACTCCAAATAATCATCAAGGTGCTGTAGCAACCATCTCTCCTATTGGTTTTATTGATTTGGAACATCTCGTAGAATCAACTATTGAATCTGGCAAAAAACCTTTATTTTTAATATTAGATCAGATTTCTGATGCCAGAAATTTTGGTGCAATTATCAGAACTGCAGAGTGTACAGGAGTAAACGGAATTATTATTCAAAAAGCAGGTTCGGCACCTGTAAACGGAGATACTGTTAAAACATCAGCAGGAGCTGTCTTTAATGTACCAATCTGTAAAGTGGAACATATTAAAGATGCTATTTTCTATTTACAAGGTTCCGGTATTAAAACCGTAGCAGCGACTGAAAAAACAGATCAGAATATTTACGATGTTTCGCTAGCTGATCCAGTTGCGATTATTATGGGATCAGAAGATCGAGGAATAAATCCTTCTGTACTGAAGATAGTTGACGAAAAAGCAAAACTGCCAATGTTTGGTTCTATAGGATCTCTAAATGTTTCTGTTGCCTGCGGTGCATTTTTATACGAAACTGTTCGTCAAAGAAGTTAA
- a CDS encoding SusC/RagA family TonB-linked outer membrane protein, whose amino-acid sequence MKLKFNGFLVLLLVLVAQLSFAQERAVTGTVSDNAGMPLPGVSVLVKGTKTGTQTDFDGKFSIKVSPSQILVFSYIGMKTQEVAASSSTVNVKMADAGAQELEGVVVTAFGIKREKKSLGYATTTLKADALTQVVNTNPFETLSGKIAGVDITAPSQPGAATKVVIRGLNSITNSNGPLYVVDGTPINNTATGTGNNGVATSTRSYDTGNGISDIDPNNIESMTVLKGAAASALYGSRAGGGVIIITTKKGKSNSGIKVDLLASTEFSEVARVPHLQNQFGQGWNGLGFSGANTYSNENGSWGPAFNGEVRPWGTVYNNTQQIKPYVGLKNNVRDFYNTGTLATQSATLSGGGDTSDFSLVFSNVNSDGVVPTDADLYRKQSLGFNGGLKGKKFTLRTSLNYIYKDQSVVNTGQGDDAGQGSTLQQDLLQIPRDVSIVDLRDYKNNVFNTPDYYFTPYAANPYFSINENSTKVYGHNLFGNVNLSYKITDKITATWQIGGNVRTERLKSYGAIVNYADGTPQAIAGANPVVGGVTESRSEFSEFDTFFNINYNTNLGEDWTLNLLGGLNYNKRESDILKNSITNLGLPGFYELSNSAVRPVIEQSNSLRKTGAVYASAEFAFKNRYFATATARQDVTSTLPIGNNSYFYPSLSLGAIAIDNGNTFLKLRAAASKIANDTRVYTTEDSYISGSANANFGIIASPLGGVSFFEASGRLGNPELKPESTVEYEVGAEGSFFKNRISYDIALYHKTTSDLIVDLPLDPSTGYTIKAINAGDVVNKGIELSLSGSPIKNQDFTWNITYTFTKNLNEVTELNTGGNYIDLLPAYGVTMRATKGDPIGSFYSQVPKTNAAGQYIVNASTGMYEVSDDIQKIGNAQRDFVMGLQNSFKYKNFNLAFSLDWKQGGDFYSYTKRLSHFVGNGIETTYNDRNPFIVPNSVNENIDPVTNAVTYTENTTPLTYSTYTNFFNTGNNPGIERTHVIDKTFVRLREINLNYDFPSTITKNMGLNKITVGIYGRNLFMWTPGENPYVDPEVGTYGTGVLSEFGEFGANPSQRSVGGVLKLSF is encoded by the coding sequence ATGAAACTAAAGTTCAATGGATTCTTAGTACTTTTACTAGTACTAGTTGCGCAATTATCATTTGCGCAAGAAAGAGCTGTTACTGGGACAGTTTCTGACAATGCAGGAATGCCTTTACCGGGTGTTAGTGTATTAGTTAAAGGGACTAAAACGGGAACACAAACTGACTTTGATGGTAAATTTTCGATCAAAGTATCACCAAGCCAAATTTTGGTATTTAGCTACATTGGGATGAAAACTCAGGAAGTGGCTGCAAGTTCATCTACTGTAAACGTTAAAATGGCGGATGCAGGAGCTCAGGAACTTGAAGGCGTAGTTGTAACTGCTTTTGGTATCAAAAGAGAGAAAAAATCTCTTGGATACGCTACTACAACTTTAAAAGCGGATGCGCTTACACAAGTAGTTAATACTAACCCATTTGAAACTCTTTCTGGTAAAATTGCAGGGGTTGACATTACTGCACCTTCTCAACCAGGGGCTGCAACTAAAGTAGTTATTCGTGGTTTAAACAGTATCACGAACAGCAATGGCCCACTTTATGTTGTTGATGGAACACCTATTAACAATACCGCAACTGGTACTGGAAATAACGGAGTTGCTACTTCAACAAGATCATATGATACTGGTAACGGGATCAGTGATATTGACCCAAATAACATTGAGAGCATGACTGTTCTTAAAGGAGCAGCTGCATCTGCATTGTATGGTTCAAGAGCTGGAGGTGGTGTAATCATCATTACTACTAAAAAAGGAAAATCAAACAGTGGTATCAAAGTTGATTTGCTAGCTTCAACTGAATTTAGCGAAGTAGCAAGAGTTCCACACTTGCAAAATCAATTTGGTCAAGGTTGGAATGGACTAGGATTCTCAGGAGCAAATACTTACAGTAACGAAAATGGTTCTTGGGGACCTGCTTTTAACGGAGAAGTAAGACCATGGGGAACAGTTTACAACAATACTCAGCAAATCAAACCTTATGTTGGTTTAAAAAATAACGTAAGAGACTTTTACAACACAGGTACATTAGCTACACAATCTGCAACTCTTAGCGGTGGTGGAGACACATCTGATTTCTCTTTAGTTTTCTCAAATGTAAACAGTGATGGTGTTGTACCAACTGATGCAGATTTATACAGAAAACAATCATTAGGATTTAATGGTGGATTAAAAGGAAAAAAATTCACATTAAGAACTTCTCTTAATTATATCTACAAAGACCAAAGTGTAGTTAACACAGGTCAGGGTGATGATGCAGGACAAGGTTCTACATTACAACAAGATTTATTACAAATCCCAAGAGACGTAAGTATAGTAGACTTAAGAGATTATAAAAACAACGTTTTTAATACTCCTGATTACTATTTTACTCCTTATGCTGCAAACCCATATTTCTCAATTAACGAGAACAGCACTAAAGTGTATGGACATAACCTTTTTGGAAATGTTAATTTAAGCTACAAAATAACTGACAAGATTACAGCTACATGGCAAATTGGTGGTAACGTTAGAACAGAAAGACTTAAGAGTTACGGTGCAATAGTTAATTATGCAGACGGAACACCTCAAGCAATTGCAGGAGCTAATCCAGTAGTAGGAGGAGTTACAGAATCAAGATCAGAATTCAGCGAGTTTGATACTTTCTTCAACATTAACTACAACACAAACTTAGGCGAAGACTGGACATTAAATCTTTTAGGAGGTCTTAACTACAATAAAAGAGAGTCTGACATATTGAAAAACTCTATCACTAATTTAGGTCTTCCAGGATTTTATGAGCTTTCAAACTCAGCTGTAAGACCAGTAATTGAACAATCAAACAGTCTAAGAAAAACAGGAGCTGTTTACGCTTCTGCTGAGTTTGCATTTAAAAACAGATATTTTGCTACAGCTACAGCTAGACAAGATGTAACTTCAACATTACCAATAGGTAACAACTCATATTTTTACCCATCTTTATCATTAGGTGCAATTGCTATTGACAACGGAAATACTTTCCTTAAATTAAGAGCTGCTGCTTCAAAAATTGCAAATGATACAAGGGTATACACAACAGAAGACTCATATATCTCTGGTTCTGCTAATGCTAACTTTGGTATAATTGCATCTCCACTTGGAGGAGTAAGTTTCTTTGAAGCATCAGGAAGACTTGGTAACCCAGAATTAAAACCTGAAAGTACAGTTGAATATGAAGTTGGAGCTGAAGGATCTTTCTTCAAAAACAGAATTAGCTATGATATCGCATTGTATCACAAAACGACTTCGGACCTTATTGTAGATCTACCTTTAGATCCATCAACAGGTTATACTATCAAAGCTATCAACGCTGGAGACGTTGTGAACAAAGGTATCGAACTTTCTCTTTCTGGTAGCCCAATTAAAAACCAGGATTTTACTTGGAACATAACTTACACCTTCACTAAAAACTTAAACGAAGTAACGGAATTAAACACAGGTGGCAATTATATTGATTTACTTCCTGCTTATGGTGTGACTATGAGAGCAACTAAAGGTGATCCAATCGGTAGTTTCTATTCACAAGTTCCTAAAACAAATGCTGCAGGTCAATATATTGTAAATGCATCTACTGGAATGTATGAAGTAAGTGATGATATCCAAAAAATTGGAAACGCACAACGTGATTTTGTTATGGGATTACAAAACTCTTTCAAATACAAAAACTTTAATTTAGCATTCTCATTAGACTGGAAACAAGGAGGAGATTTCTACTCTTACACTAAAAGACTTTCTCATTTCGTAGGAAATGGTATAGAAACTACTTACAACGACAGAAATCCATTTATCGTTCCTAATTCAGTAAATGAGAACATTGATCCTGTAACAAATGCAGTTACATATACAGAAAATACTACACCTCTTACATATAGTACTTATACAAATTTCTTCAACACAGGTAACAACCCTGGTATTGAAAGAACACATGTAATTGATAAAACTTTTGTGAGATTAAGAGAGATTAATTTAAATTATGATTTCCCTAGCACAATTACTAAAAACATGGGATTAAACAAAATCACTGTAGGTATTTATGGAAGAAACCTTTTCATGTGGACTCCTGGAGAAAATCCATATGTTGACCCTGAAGTAGGAACTTACGGAACTGGCGTACTTTCTGAATTTGGAGAGTTTGGAGCTAACCCTTCACAAAGATCAGTAGGTGGAGTTTTAAAATTATCATTCTAA
- a CDS encoding DUF5011 domain-containing protein, translating to MKKIFLSLMIVSGLLLTSCDGDSTDNVSKVTAYANLHMNGDAVVVLTKGQTYTEAGVEADADGVALEVKLDGTVDTSKPGVYKIRYSATNSDGFPASLTRTVIILSDQPSTIDLSGTFFRNGNPNTVTKLGDRKYTCDNATGYTAGDPNNITLTFYNIDDKQVYAPYQENTSETGITAESNNGTITDKNNWKWSIIASSFFGTADRIFKR from the coding sequence ATGAAAAAAATATTTTTATCCCTAATGATAGTTTCAGGACTTTTGTTAACATCATGTGACGGAGATTCTACCGACAATGTTTCAAAAGTTACTGCTTATGCTAACTTGCATATGAATGGAGACGCAGTTGTTGTTCTTACAAAAGGACAAACATATACTGAAGCCGGAGTAGAAGCTGATGCAGATGGAGTAGCTCTTGAGGTGAAACTTGATGGAACAGTTGACACAAGCAAACCTGGTGTTTACAAAATTAGATATTCAGCTACAAATAGCGATGGCTTTCCAGCATCTTTAACTCGTACAGTAATCATTTTAAGTGATCAACCTAGTACAATTGATTTATCTGGCACCTTTTTTAGAAATGGTAACCCAAATACTGTAACAAAACTTGGAGACAGAAAATACACTTGCGACAATGCAACTGGATATACTGCAGGAGATCCGAACAACATAACTTTGACATTCTATAACATTGATGACAAACAAGTGTACGCTCCTTACCAAGAAAACACTTCTGAAACAGGTATTACTGCAGAAAGTAATAATGGGACGATTACTGATAAAAACAACTGGAAATGGTCTATCATTGCTTCTTCATTCTTTGGTACAGCTGATAGAATATTTAAACGTTAA
- a CDS encoding DUF2490 domain-containing protein: MLSKSNPTKTINIVRCLFVILIITNSYGQNSTYSQFWNEIQFSRTLSEKWATEIDLGATYSSTESSSNMFDNTIQRSFRGWGHYYFSPRWKFSSFIAYFNNKDVPEIGQFESPEWRFALQGIYYFHKTGYTLSTRMRMEFRHMRNQDDDYENVFRYRQQIKYLQPINSKILRAGVIYAVASDEIYLKSGAKVTGESFFDRNRFNIGAGYLFSDDIQLELTYCNEFLPRNNGNQITNAASLTVSFNNLLENLKKKINSKHNHEIKDEE; the protein is encoded by the coding sequence ATGCTTTCAAAATCTAATCCGACAAAAACAATTAACATAGTTCGATGCCTGTTTGTAATTTTAATAATTACAAACAGCTACGGACAAAATTCTACTTATAGTCAATTTTGGAATGAGATTCAGTTTAGTCGAACTTTAAGTGAGAAATGGGCAACTGAAATAGATTTAGGAGCAACCTACAGCAGTACTGAATCTTCTTCTAATATGTTTGACAATACTATCCAAAGATCTTTTAGAGGCTGGGGACATTATTACTTTTCTCCCAGATGGAAGTTTTCTTCTTTTATAGCCTACTTTAATAATAAAGATGTTCCGGAAATAGGACAATTTGAATCACCAGAATGGAGATTTGCACTTCAGGGAATTTATTATTTCCATAAAACCGGTTATACCCTAAGCACGAGAATGAGAATGGAATTTCGTCATATGAGAAATCAGGATGATGATTATGAAAACGTATTTCGATATAGACAACAAATTAAATATCTGCAACCAATTAATAGTAAAATCTTAAGAGCGGGTGTAATTTATGCTGTAGCTTCAGATGAGATCTATTTGAAATCCGGTGCAAAAGTAACAGGAGAAAGTTTTTTTGACCGTAATAGATTTAATATAGGTGCCGGATATTTATTCTCAGATGATATTCAGCTTGAACTCACGTATTGCAACGAATTTTTACCCCGAAATAACGGAAATCAAATTACAAACGCTGCTTCTCTGACTGTTAGTTTCAACAATCTCCTCGAAAACCTTAAGAAGAAAATCAATAGCAAGCACAATCATGAAATAAAAGACGAAGAATAG
- a CDS encoding lipid-binding protein: MFVLTAFVSCDEVGDTDPGGTSVESMAGDWFITLTDSDGHVLVQNALHSTYNTAANNNTMWIDDHENGYVIKCKVEVDTKTGTFKATSAENILDGSKVTITDGKIEKGAGVSKGGHKVDKISFRAHYDYDAAGYDILYVGHKRTGFFEDEY; this comes from the coding sequence ATGTTTGTACTTACGGCATTTGTATCTTGCGATGAAGTTGGTGACACAGATCCGGGAGGAACATCTGTGGAATCAATGGCAGGTGACTGGTTCATAACTTTAACAGATAGTGACGGTCATGTACTTGTTCAAAATGCTTTACACTCAACATATAATACCGCAGCAAACAACAACACTATGTGGATTGATGATCATGAAAATGGTTATGTAATCAAATGTAAGGTAGAGGTTGATACTAAAACTGGAACATTTAAAGCTACTTCAGCTGAAAACATCCTTGATGGTTCTAAAGTAACAATTACTGATGGAAAAATCGAAAAAGGAGCTGGTGTTTCTAAAGGTGGTCATAAAGTAGATAAAATCTCATTCAGAGCTCATTATGATTATGATGCTGCTGGTTATGATATTCTTTATGTAGGTCACAAAAGAACTGGATTCTTCGAAGACGAATACTAG